A single region of the Quadrisphaera setariae genome encodes:
- a CDS encoding carbohydrate ABC transporter permease, producing the protein MSTAPTTAGTATGAAAAPLAAAASTRRRRGSTDRRSPLLTVLVILVLPYFLLPLYWLVVASTKDNGQLFSTFGLWFDQINLVSNLQQVFTAQGGIFWTWIGNTLLYSVVSAVGAAFLATAAGYAFAKYTFPAGTALFSVVLGSIMVPTTALAIPTYLLFAGVNLTDTRWSVVLPSLVSPFGVYLMRVYAADAVDTQLLEAARVDGAGELRIFFSVALRLLAPGFITVLLFTLVATWNNYFLPLIMLSTPEKYPLTVGLAQWQSAAAAGSGGQVLFSSVITGSLVSIVPLVVAFLYLQKYWQAGLSTGGVKG; encoded by the coding sequence GTGAGCACCGCACCCACCACGGCGGGCACCGCCACCGGCGCCGCTGCCGCCCCGCTCGCGGCGGCAGCGAGCACCCGGAGGCGGCGCGGCTCCACCGACCGCCGCAGCCCGCTGCTCACGGTGCTCGTGATCCTCGTGCTGCCGTACTTCCTGCTGCCGCTGTACTGGCTGGTGGTGGCCTCCACGAAGGACAACGGCCAGCTGTTCTCCACCTTCGGCCTGTGGTTCGACCAGATCAACCTCGTCAGCAACCTGCAGCAGGTGTTCACCGCCCAGGGCGGGATCTTCTGGACCTGGATCGGCAACACCCTGCTGTACTCGGTGGTCTCCGCGGTCGGGGCGGCCTTCCTGGCCACCGCCGCCGGGTACGCCTTCGCCAAGTACACCTTCCCGGCGGGCACGGCGCTGTTCTCGGTGGTGCTCGGGTCGATCATGGTGCCGACGACGGCGCTGGCCATCCCCACGTACCTGCTGTTCGCCGGGGTCAACCTCACCGACACCCGCTGGTCGGTGGTCCTGCCCAGCCTCGTGAGCCCGTTCGGCGTCTACCTCATGCGGGTCTACGCCGCGGACGCCGTCGACACCCAGCTGCTGGAGGCCGCCCGCGTGGACGGCGCCGGGGAGCTGCGGATCTTCTTCTCGGTCGCGCTGCGCCTGCTCGCGCCGGGCTTCATCACGGTGCTGCTGTTCACGCTGGTCGCCACCTGGAACAACTACTTCCTTCCGCTGATCATGCTGAGCACCCCGGAGAAGTACCCGCTCACGGTGGGCCTCGCGCAGTGGCAGTCGGCCGCCGCGGCCGGGTCCGGCGGGCAGGTGCTCTTCTCCAGCGTCATCACCGGCTCGCTCGTCTCGATCGTGCCGCTCGTCGTCGCCTTCCTGTACCTGCAGAAGTACTGGCAGGCGGGCCTGTCCACCGGAGGAGTCAAGGGATGA
- a CDS encoding carbohydrate ABC transporter permease — protein sequence MTTSVRTAAAPAGSPAPRRRGASPALRRQHRAAYLLVLPFMVVFTAMLVVPLGYAAYLSLYREQLIGGVSFVGVQNYVDALSDPAFLSGLVRVALFLVVQVPIMLGVALVIALLLDSGVLYAQRFIRLAVFLPYAVPGVVATLMWGYLYGPDFGPFAQMATGLGLPKPPFLSSWMLGSIMNIVTWSFVGYNMIIMFAALRGIPTELYEAARVDGASELRIAWSVKIPAIRSAILLTLIFSVIGSFQLFNEPQLLRTLAPSVIDTAYTPNLYAYNLAFTNQNVNYSAAVAFLLALVIAVLSYVVQLSAQRKERRS from the coding sequence GTGACCACCTCCGTCCGCACCGCGGCGGCGCCGGCGGGCTCGCCGGCGCCGCGGCGGCGCGGCGCCTCCCCGGCGCTGCGCCGCCAGCACCGCGCCGCGTACCTGCTGGTGCTCCCGTTCATGGTGGTCTTCACCGCCATGCTCGTGGTGCCCCTGGGGTACGCCGCCTACCTGTCGCTGTACCGCGAGCAGCTCATCGGCGGGGTCTCGTTCGTCGGCGTGCAGAACTACGTCGACGCGCTGTCCGACCCGGCGTTCCTGTCGGGCCTGGTGCGCGTGGCGCTGTTCCTCGTCGTCCAGGTGCCGATCATGCTGGGCGTGGCGCTGGTCATCGCGCTGCTGCTCGACTCCGGGGTGCTCTACGCCCAGCGCTTCATCCGCCTGGCCGTCTTCCTGCCCTACGCCGTGCCCGGCGTGGTGGCCACCCTCATGTGGGGCTACCTCTACGGGCCCGACTTCGGGCCGTTCGCGCAGATGGCCACGGGACTCGGCCTGCCCAAGCCGCCGTTCCTGTCCAGCTGGATGCTCGGCTCGATCATGAACATCGTCACGTGGTCGTTCGTCGGCTACAACATGATCATCATGTTCGCCGCGCTGCGCGGCATCCCGACCGAGCTCTACGAGGCGGCCCGCGTGGACGGCGCCAGCGAGCTGCGCATCGCGTGGTCGGTGAAGATCCCCGCCATCCGCAGCGCCATCCTGCTGACGCTGATCTTCTCCGTGATCGGCAGCTTCCAGCTGTTCAACGAGCCGCAGCTGCTCCGCACGCTGGCGCCGTCGGTCATCGACACCGCGTACACCCCGAACCTCTACGCCTACAACCTCGCGTTCACCAACCAGAACGTGAACTACTCGGCGGCCGTCGCCTTCCTCCTGGCCCTGGTCATCGCCGTCCTCTCCTACGTCGTCCAGCTGTCGGCCCAGCGGAAGGAGCGCCGCTCGTGA
- a CDS encoding ABC transporter substrate-binding protein: MFEIASTPLSRRAALAGLFGVSALGLAACAGSNSGGGGNGASATPVSSDDFAKAMDTDTELTFWTWVPDIQKEVDLFQAKYPKVKVKVVNAGQGLDQYTALRTALKAGKGAPDVCQIEYQYISSFLIGKNLLDLSGMNGFGDLESQYPEWVWNQVARDAAVYAVPQDTGPMGMLYRDDLLKAAGVQAPTTWDEFATAAQTYRTASTNSYLTDLPPNQAGQMIGFMWANGAKPFAYDGDKTVTVDLTGTEAKQVVEFWQGLVQKDLVAVDPDFTDQWYQGLSAGTYASWLTAAWGPVFLQGTAKNTSGNWRAAQLPQFTAGGKATGNWGGSTDAVISTTKNPVAAAELARWINVEREPAMKLATEQFLFPPLNSVLQDSSFVGQTPEFYGGQKVNEVFVEASQNVNTDFEWLPFMDTVYSSYTDVMGPAITNRGDMVGALAQWETKIKDFATSQGFTVK; this comes from the coding sequence TTGTTCGAGATCGCCAGCACGCCCCTGTCCCGCCGCGCCGCCCTGGCCGGCCTCTTCGGCGTCTCAGCCCTGGGCCTCGCCGCCTGCGCCGGCAGCAACAGCGGTGGGGGTGGGAACGGCGCCTCGGCGACCCCCGTCTCCTCCGACGACTTCGCCAAGGCGATGGACACCGACACCGAGCTGACCTTCTGGACCTGGGTGCCCGACATCCAGAAGGAGGTCGACCTGTTCCAGGCGAAGTACCCCAAGGTCAAGGTCAAGGTCGTCAACGCCGGCCAGGGCCTGGACCAGTACACCGCGCTGCGCACGGCCCTCAAGGCCGGCAAGGGGGCCCCGGACGTCTGCCAGATCGAGTACCAGTACATCTCCTCCTTCCTCATCGGGAAGAACCTGCTGGACCTGTCCGGCATGAACGGCTTCGGCGACCTCGAGAGCCAGTACCCCGAGTGGGTGTGGAACCAGGTGGCCCGCGACGCCGCGGTCTACGCCGTCCCCCAGGACACCGGGCCGATGGGCATGCTCTACCGCGACGACCTCCTCAAGGCCGCCGGCGTGCAGGCGCCCACCACGTGGGACGAGTTCGCCACCGCTGCGCAGACCTACCGCACCGCCAGCACGAACAGCTACCTCACCGACCTGCCCCCCAACCAGGCCGGCCAGATGATCGGCTTCATGTGGGCCAACGGCGCCAAGCCGTTCGCCTACGACGGCGACAAGACCGTGACGGTCGACCTCACCGGCACCGAGGCGAAGCAGGTGGTCGAGTTCTGGCAGGGCCTGGTGCAGAAGGACCTCGTGGCCGTCGACCCCGACTTCACCGACCAGTGGTACCAGGGCCTGTCGGCCGGGACCTACGCCTCCTGGCTCACCGCGGCCTGGGGCCCGGTGTTCCTGCAGGGCACTGCCAAGAACACCTCGGGGAACTGGCGCGCGGCTCAGCTGCCGCAGTTCACCGCCGGCGGCAAGGCCACCGGCAACTGGGGAGGCTCGACCGACGCCGTCATCTCCACCACGAAGAACCCCGTGGCCGCCGCCGAGCTGGCCCGCTGGATCAACGTGGAGAGGGAGCCGGCCATGAAGCTGGCCACCGAGCAGTTCCTCTTCCCGCCGCTGAACTCGGTCCTGCAGGACTCGTCCTTCGTCGGCCAGACGCCGGAGTTCTACGGGGGCCAGAAGGTCAACGAGGTCTTCGTGGAGGCGTCCCAGAACGTCAACACCGACTTCGAGTGGCTGCCGTTCATGGACACCGTCTACTCCAGCTACACCGACGTCATGGGCCCGGCGATCACCAACCGCGGCGACATGGTCGGCGCCCTGGCCCAGTGGGAGACGAAGATCAAGGACTTCGCGACCTCGCAGGGCTTCACGGTCAAGTGA
- a CDS encoding LacI family DNA-binding transcriptional regulator has product MSTTHDRPARPTGSVVMVDVAREAGVSQKTVSRVVNDSPQVRPEVRERVLAAIDRLGYRRNGAARALAAGRTHLIAIVAMGSPLYGISEHVIGAERAARERGYSTVVVATGEDGDDSEVRRAIDRALALGAEGLLLVEPFRRDPALLVPYADVPVVSPQHGDAPDADRSPLHSHVTTDEEHGGRLAAEHLLDLGHRRVAHLAGPRAWQPAELRELGWRSALEGAGAPVVEPVRGDWSARSGYQAAQELLDRGESFTALFAANDAMAVGAVRALVERGLGVPRDVAVVGFDDLPESEFQVVPLSSVRQDFQAMARLSVEHIVCALEGQPVERRRVDVRASLVVRASSGDRREAPGDAPAP; this is encoded by the coding sequence GTGTCCACCACGCACGACCGCCCCGCGCGCCCCACCGGCAGCGTCGTCATGGTCGACGTGGCCCGCGAGGCCGGCGTGAGCCAGAAGACCGTCTCCCGCGTCGTCAACGACTCCCCCCAGGTGCGGCCCGAGGTCCGCGAGCGCGTCCTGGCCGCCATCGACAGGCTGGGCTACCGGCGCAACGGCGCAGCGCGGGCCCTCGCCGCGGGGCGGACCCACCTCATCGCGATCGTGGCCATGGGCTCGCCCCTCTACGGCATCTCCGAGCACGTCATCGGCGCCGAGCGCGCAGCCCGCGAGCGCGGGTACTCGACCGTCGTCGTCGCCACCGGGGAGGACGGAGACGACTCCGAGGTCCGCCGCGCCATCGACCGGGCGCTGGCGCTCGGCGCGGAGGGCCTGCTGCTGGTCGAGCCCTTCCGCCGCGACCCGGCGCTGCTGGTGCCCTACGCGGACGTGCCCGTGGTCTCGCCGCAGCACGGGGACGCGCCCGACGCCGACCGCTCGCCCCTGCACTCCCACGTCACCACTGACGAGGAGCACGGCGGCCGCCTCGCCGCCGAGCACCTGCTGGACCTGGGGCACCGCCGCGTGGCGCACCTCGCGGGGCCGAGGGCCTGGCAGCCCGCCGAGCTGCGCGAGCTGGGCTGGCGCAGCGCCCTGGAGGGCGCGGGCGCCCCCGTCGTCGAGCCGGTGCGCGGCGACTGGTCGGCCCGCAGCGGGTACCAGGCCGCGCAGGAGCTGCTCGACCGCGGGGAGAGCTTCACCGCCCTGTTCGCCGCCAACGACGCGATGGCCGTGGGGGCCGTGCGGGCGCTGGTCGAGCGCGGGCTGGGCGTCCCCCGCGACGTCGCCGTCGTCGGGTTCGACGACCTGCCGGAGTCGGAGTTCCAGGTGGTCCCGCTCAGCAGCGTCCGGCAGGACTTCCAGGCCATGGCCCGGCTCTCCGTCGAGCACATCGTCTGCGCCCTGGAGGGGCAGCCGGTGGAGCGGCGCAGGGTCGACGTCCGCGCGTCGCTCGTGGTCCGCGCCAGCTCCGGCGACCGGCGCGAGGCGCCGGGAGACGCGCCCGCCCCCTGA
- a CDS encoding LLM class flavin-dependent oxidoreductase, which yields MEIGISSFAETTPDPATGVAPSAHQRLLEVVEEVVLAEQVGLDVYGLGEHHRPDYASSAPAVVLAAAAARTERIRLTSAVTVLSSEDPVRVYQQYATLDLLSSGRAEVLAGRGSFIESFPLFGYDLADYDELFTEKLDLLLALREEGPVTWSGKHRAGLDGVVVQPRALQQPLPVWVGVGGNPESVVRAGVRGLPLALAIIGGQPERFAPLVDLFHRAAVQGGHDPMRIPVASHSHGFVAQTSQAAVETFYGPYKVVMDQLGRERGWPPLNRPHFEAGRTKRGALFVGSPAEVTEKILFNAEVLGIDRFMLHVSPGSMPHREVLRAIELLGTEVAPAVRAAAAA from the coding sequence GTGGAGATCGGCATCAGCTCGTTCGCGGAGACCACCCCCGACCCCGCCACGGGAGTCGCGCCCAGCGCCCACCAGCGCCTGCTGGAGGTGGTGGAGGAGGTGGTGCTGGCCGAGCAGGTGGGCCTGGACGTGTACGGCCTGGGAGAGCACCACCGTCCCGACTACGCCTCCTCGGCGCCCGCCGTGGTGCTGGCGGCCGCCGCGGCCCGCACGGAGCGGATCCGCCTGACCAGCGCCGTCACCGTGCTGTCCAGCGAGGACCCGGTGCGCGTGTACCAGCAGTACGCCACCCTCGACCTGCTCTCCTCCGGCCGTGCGGAGGTGCTCGCCGGGCGGGGGTCGTTCATCGAGTCCTTCCCGCTGTTCGGCTACGACCTCGCCGACTACGACGAGCTGTTCACCGAGAAGCTCGACCTGCTGCTCGCGCTGCGCGAGGAGGGGCCCGTCACCTGGAGCGGGAAGCACCGCGCCGGGCTCGACGGCGTCGTGGTGCAGCCGAGGGCGCTGCAGCAGCCGCTGCCGGTGTGGGTGGGCGTGGGCGGCAACCCGGAGTCGGTGGTGCGCGCCGGGGTGCGGGGGCTGCCGCTGGCGCTGGCGATCATCGGCGGGCAGCCGGAGCGGTTCGCGCCCCTGGTCGACCTGTTCCACCGCGCGGCGGTGCAGGGCGGGCACGACCCGATGCGCATCCCGGTGGCCTCGCACAGCCACGGCTTCGTCGCGCAGACCTCCCAGGCCGCCGTCGAGACGTTCTACGGGCCGTACAAGGTGGTCATGGACCAGCTGGGGCGCGAGCGCGGCTGGCCGCCGCTGAACCGCCCCCACTTCGAGGCGGGGCGCACCAAGCGCGGGGCGCTGTTCGTGGGCAGCCCGGCGGAGGTCACCGAGAAGATCCTCTTCAACGCCGAGGTGCTCGGGATCGACAGGTTCATGCTGCACGTCTCCCCCGGCTCGATGCCGCACCGCGAGGTGCTGCGGGCCATCGAGCTGCTGGGCACCGAGGTGGCCCCCGCGGTCCGCGCCGCCGCGGCCGCCTGA
- a CDS encoding SGNH/GDSL hydrolase family protein yields the protein MLPLTRARRVQIAATGVLTVLALALVGWLLLRPAAPVAGAGSSPEAAAAGLTTSLEQTGASAAPTDAPTDAAPSAAPASLAPAPEPSVTLTATTPTSTTAGPEASVPGGAPVAFVGDGLDPAGAANDWSALAASALTGAGAPVARSVAAADGAGWASRSADGRTFADLLDQVTGDQTRVIVLLGSRNDLANPAAVGPGAQQAIRVAKAKAPQAQVVVVGPPALGDEGSAALTATRRALSAATAEAGVIYLDPAATGSELTSAATTTSDGSVRLTTTGQVELADQVLPVLQRLLVVPTAG from the coding sequence GTGCTTCCCCTCACGCGCGCTCGTCGGGTCCAGATCGCCGCGACCGGCGTCCTGACCGTCCTCGCCCTCGCGCTGGTCGGCTGGCTCCTGCTGCGTCCGGCGGCCCCCGTGGCGGGCGCCGGCTCCTCGCCGGAGGCCGCAGCGGCCGGGCTGACCACGTCGCTGGAGCAGACGGGCGCCAGCGCTGCGCCCACCGACGCGCCCACCGACGCCGCTCCGTCCGCGGCGCCCGCCTCCCTGGCCCCGGCCCCCGAGCCGTCGGTGACGCTCACCGCCACGACGCCCACCAGCACCACGGCGGGCCCCGAGGCGTCCGTCCCGGGCGGCGCGCCGGTCGCGTTCGTCGGCGACGGCCTCGACCCCGCCGGAGCCGCCAACGACTGGTCCGCGCTGGCCGCGTCGGCGCTGACCGGTGCGGGGGCGCCGGTGGCGCGCAGCGTGGCGGCCGCCGACGGCGCCGGCTGGGCCTCCCGCTCCGCCGACGGCCGCACCTTCGCCGACCTCCTCGACCAGGTCACGGGCGACCAGACGCGCGTCATCGTGCTGCTCGGCAGCCGCAACGATCTCGCCAACCCCGCGGCCGTCGGCCCCGGTGCCCAGCAGGCCATCCGCGTGGCCAAGGCCAAGGCGCCGCAGGCCCAGGTGGTCGTCGTCGGACCCCCGGCCCTCGGGGACGAGGGGTCCGCGGCCCTGACCGCCACCCGCCGCGCGCTGAGCGCCGCGACCGCCGAGGCCGGCGTCATCTACCTCGACCCGGCCGCCACCGGCTCCGAGCTCACCAGCGCCGCCACCACCACCTCTGACGGGTCCGTGCGCCTCACCACCACGGGGCAGGTGGAGCTGGCCGACCAGGTGCTGCCGGTGCTGCAGCGCCTCCTCGTGGTCCCGACCGCCGGCTGA
- a CDS encoding dolichyl-phosphate-mannose--protein mannosyltransferase produces MTVTAERPAQRPRSSARARVDDAALAAEVERLVGPPLDTTPRERLWGWLGPLLVTAVAGLLRFWDLARPHALVFDETYYVRNAWTMLATGIEMSWPADTDKSFVAGDVNVYSSTGDYVVHPPVGKWMIAVGEQLFGVQSSFGWRFSAALVGTLCVLVVARTTRRLLGSTLLGTTAGLLLAVDGLSLVMSRTGILDIFLTFWVLVAFSLLLLDRDWMRRRLAVAAVAARAGAAGPVAWPRLWWRPWRLAAVLALALSCGVKWSGLYFTAAFLLMSVLWDVAARRRAGQPGWWTALLRDGVPAAVIALPTLVVVYTATWAGWFASTTGHLRNWAAENPGQGVQWLPPALRSLWKYHQDMWQFHTTLDSPHAYKSSPWAWMVQGRPTSFYYQGQAQGVTGCGTDSCTEAITSLGNPVVWWTGCLALLVVLFCWALKRDWRAGAVLAGVAAGWLPWFTVGDRTIFQFYAVVFAPFVVMAVVYCFGLMTGPPAPAGAGSPPGGVLTGRRLAGVVVSGCVVVLAVVAASYFWPVWTAELIPYDAWRARMWFASWI; encoded by the coding sequence GTGACCGTCACCGCCGAGCGGCCCGCGCAGCGGCCGCGCTCCTCCGCGCGCGCCCGCGTCGACGACGCGGCGCTGGCCGCGGAGGTCGAGCGGCTGGTCGGCCCGCCGCTGGACACCACGCCGCGCGAGCGCCTGTGGGGCTGGCTGGGCCCGCTGCTGGTCACCGCCGTCGCCGGGCTGCTGCGCTTCTGGGACCTGGCCCGTCCGCACGCGCTCGTGTTCGACGAGACCTACTACGTGCGCAACGCCTGGACGATGCTGGCCACCGGCATCGAGATGAGCTGGCCGGCGGACACCGACAAGAGCTTCGTGGCCGGCGATGTCAACGTGTACAGCTCCACGGGCGACTACGTGGTGCACCCGCCGGTGGGCAAGTGGATGATCGCCGTCGGCGAGCAGCTGTTCGGCGTGCAGAGCTCCTTCGGCTGGCGCTTCTCCGCAGCCCTGGTGGGCACCCTGTGCGTGCTCGTCGTCGCGCGCACCACGCGCCGGCTGCTCGGCTCGACGCTGCTGGGCACCACCGCCGGGCTGCTGCTCGCGGTGGACGGGCTGTCGCTGGTCATGAGCCGCACCGGCATCCTCGACATCTTCCTGACCTTCTGGGTGCTCGTGGCGTTCTCGCTGCTGCTCCTCGACAGGGACTGGATGCGGCGGCGCCTGGCCGTCGCCGCGGTGGCCGCCCGCGCGGGCGCCGCAGGACCGGTGGCCTGGCCGCGGCTGTGGTGGCGGCCGTGGCGCCTGGCAGCCGTGCTGGCTCTGGCGCTCTCGTGCGGCGTGAAGTGGTCGGGGCTGTACTTCACGGCGGCGTTCCTGCTGATGAGCGTGCTGTGGGACGTGGCCGCGCGGCGCCGCGCGGGCCAGCCGGGCTGGTGGACGGCCCTGCTTCGCGACGGCGTGCCCGCCGCCGTCATCGCGCTGCCGACCCTCGTCGTCGTCTACACGGCCACGTGGGCGGGCTGGTTCGCCTCCACCACCGGCCACCTGCGGAACTGGGCGGCCGAGAACCCCGGCCAGGGCGTGCAGTGGCTGCCGCCGGCCCTGCGGTCGCTGTGGAAGTACCACCAGGACATGTGGCAGTTCCACACCACGCTCGACTCCCCTCACGCGTACAAGTCCTCGCCGTGGGCGTGGATGGTGCAGGGCCGGCCGACGTCCTTCTACTACCAGGGCCAGGCCCAGGGCGTGACGGGCTGCGGCACCGACTCGTGCACCGAGGCCATCACGTCCCTGGGCAACCCGGTGGTGTGGTGGACCGGGTGCCTCGCGCTGCTCGTGGTGCTCTTCTGCTGGGCGCTCAAGCGCGACTGGCGCGCGGGCGCGGTGCTCGCGGGGGTCGCGGCGGGCTGGCTGCCGTGGTTCACCGTGGGCGACCGGACGATCTTCCAGTTCTACGCGGTGGTCTTCGCGCCGTTCGTGGTGATGGCGGTCGTGTACTGCTTCGGGCTGATGACCGGGCCACCTGCGCCGGCGGGTGCGGGGTCACCGCCGGGGGGCGTGCTGACCGGGCGCCGGCTGGCCGGTGTGGTGGTCAGCGGGTGCGTGGTGGTGCTGGCCGTGGTGGCGGCGTCGTACTTCTGGCCGGTGTGGACGGCCGAGCTGATCCCCTACGACGCCTGGCGGGCGCGGATGTGGTTCGCCTCCTGGATCTAG
- a CDS encoding pyridoxal phosphate-dependent aminotransferase: MTRGPAAPGAPAAQPAPSPRLVERMRPFTTTVFAEMSALALRTGAVNLGQGFPDTDGPASLLSDAAAALRSGRNQYPPGPGIPELREAVAEHQARFWGLDVSPADVLVTTGATEAIAAAVLALTGPGDEVVVLEPYYDSYAATIALSGATRRTVPLRAPDFELTEEALRAAFTDRTRLVLLNSPHNPTGRVLSRAELELVARLAVQHDAVVLSDEVYEHLVLSGARHVPLASLPGMAERTLVVSSAGKTFSVTGWKVGWVHGPAELVGAVRAVKQFLTYVSGAPFQPAVAAALRLPEEVFTGFAAQLEAKRDLLSEGLAAAGFAVNRCEGTYFVTADVRPLGLTDASALAWRMPEEVGVAAIPVQVFCDDPSAAPSLLRFAFCKRDDVLHAAVERLAAAGPRLAALG; this comes from the coding sequence GTGACCCGAGGTCCAGCAGCACCAGGAGCGCCTGCCGCCCAGCCCGCCCCCTCGCCGCGGCTGGTCGAGCGCATGCGCCCCTTCACCACCACCGTCTTCGCCGAGATGAGCGCGCTGGCGCTGCGGACCGGCGCGGTGAACCTCGGGCAGGGCTTCCCCGACACCGACGGGCCCGCCTCGCTCCTGTCCGACGCAGCGGCCGCGCTGCGCAGCGGGCGCAACCAGTACCCGCCGGGCCCGGGGATCCCGGAGCTGCGCGAGGCCGTCGCCGAGCACCAGGCGAGGTTCTGGGGGCTGGACGTCTCCCCCGCGGACGTGCTCGTCACCACCGGCGCCACCGAGGCCATCGCCGCCGCCGTGCTGGCGCTCACCGGCCCCGGCGACGAGGTGGTGGTGCTCGAGCCGTACTACGACTCCTACGCCGCCACCATCGCCCTGTCCGGCGCCACCCGCCGCACGGTGCCGCTGCGGGCGCCCGACTTCGAGCTCACCGAGGAGGCGCTGCGCGCGGCCTTCACCGACCGCACGCGCCTGGTGCTGCTCAACTCACCGCACAACCCCACCGGGCGGGTGCTCTCGCGCGCCGAGCTCGAGCTGGTGGCGCGCCTGGCGGTGCAGCACGACGCCGTCGTCCTGTCCGACGAGGTGTACGAGCACCTGGTCCTCTCCGGGGCGCGGCACGTGCCGCTCGCGTCGCTGCCGGGGATGGCCGAGCGGACGCTGGTGGTGTCCTCGGCGGGCAAGACGTTCTCCGTGACCGGCTGGAAGGTCGGGTGGGTCCACGGGCCGGCTGAGCTGGTGGGGGCGGTGCGGGCGGTCAAGCAGTTCCTCACGTACGTCTCCGGCGCGCCGTTCCAGCCGGCGGTGGCGGCGGCGCTGCGGCTGCCCGAGGAGGTCTTCACCGGGTTCGCGGCGCAGCTGGAGGCCAAGCGCGACCTGCTCTCCGAGGGGCTGGCCGCGGCGGGCTTCGCCGTGAACCGCTGCGAGGGGACGTACTTCGTCACCGCCGACGTGCGCCCGCTGGGCCTGACCGACGCCTCGGCGCTGGCCTGGCGGATGCCGGAGGAGGTCGGCGTGGCGGCGATCCCCGTGCAGGTGTTCTGCGACGACCCGTCCGCTGCGCCGTCGCTGCTGCGGTTCGCGTTCTGCAAGCGCGACGACGTGCTCCACGCCGCGGTGGAGCGCCTCGCCGCCGCGGGCCCCCGCCTGGCCGCGCTCGGGTGA
- the rsmI gene encoding 16S rRNA (cytidine(1402)-2'-O)-methyltransferase — translation MSVPEPVRGRVVLAGTPIGNAEDAPPRLVAALASADVIAAEDTRRLRRLCAALGVEPRGRVVSSHEHNEDSRGEDLVAAAAAGATVLVVTDAGMPTVSDPGYRVVVAAAAAGVPVTTVPGPSAVLAALAVSGLATDRFCFEGFLPRKGGERASVLAELARERRTMVFFEAPHRLAASLEAMAEALGADRRAAVCRELTKTHEEVRRGTLPELAAWAGELAKIGEVTLVVAGAPAAATDPATALAEVLARVAAGERLKDAAAEVAEATGTSKRELYQAALEARQQR, via the coding sequence GTGAGCGTTCCGGAGCCCGTGCGCGGGCGCGTCGTCCTGGCGGGCACCCCCATCGGCAACGCGGAGGACGCCCCGCCGCGCCTCGTGGCGGCCCTGGCGAGCGCCGACGTCATCGCGGCCGAGGACACCCGCCGGCTGCGCCGGCTGTGCGCCGCGCTCGGCGTGGAGCCGCGCGGCCGGGTGGTGAGCTCCCACGAGCACAACGAGGACTCCCGCGGCGAGGACCTCGTGGCCGCGGCCGCCGCCGGCGCGACGGTGCTGGTGGTCACCGACGCGGGCATGCCGACCGTCTCCGACCCGGGCTACCGGGTGGTGGTCGCCGCTGCCGCGGCGGGCGTGCCGGTGACCACCGTGCCCGGCCCGTCCGCGGTGCTCGCGGCGCTGGCGGTCTCGGGGCTGGCCACGGACCGGTTCTGCTTCGAGGGGTTCCTGCCGCGCAAGGGGGGCGAGCGGGCCTCGGTGCTCGCCGAGCTGGCCCGCGAGCGGCGCACGATGGTGTTCTTCGAGGCCCCGCACCGGCTGGCGGCGTCCCTGGAGGCGATGGCCGAGGCCCTCGGCGCCGACCGGCGCGCGGCCGTCTGCCGCGAGCTCACCAAGACCCACGAGGAGGTCCGGCGCGGCACGCTGCCCGAGCTGGCCGCGTGGGCCGGCGAGCTCGCCAAGATCGGCGAGGTGACGCTCGTGGTGGCCGGTGCTCCCGCCGCGGCGACCGACCCCGCCACCGCCCTGGCCGAGGTGCTGGCCCGCGTGGCCGCCGGCGAGCGCCTCAAGGACGCCGCCGCGGAGGTCGCCGAGGCCACCGGCACCTCCAAGCGCGAGCTCTACCAGGCGGCCCTGGAGGCGCGCCAGCAGCGCTGA